Proteins encoded together in one Anguilla anguilla isolate fAngAng1 chromosome 9, fAngAng1.pri, whole genome shotgun sequence window:
- the crebzf gene encoding CREB/ATF bZIP transcription factor, with protein sequence MITRKRARVGSKPETNPTTWPLEVDTSEEIEIVDDVHTSPFQYSSPESEDTPGLDLDLFNVDDFNWQLDKDTLYSFFDEGGSGLQDLSRSTSKGSYGVSDTLSNSSRGAVKSPACKNNLPVRINKNAIAARMNRLRKKEYVNGLENKVTSLAAENRNLRQENEHLNKRVEDLEDEARYLRAVLANESSLGQLLSRLSGVNGMKVSTSLFQEPNKNDHDYALPRKKVKIEENETSGGVCLHVDKNHVSVEFCTKCAESASTALKMWLICHAGYGLQNIPDFMTPCGFCWGMLKKRDQRQPSWPGIC encoded by the exons ATGATCACCAGAAAAAGAGCGCGAGTCGGATCCAAGCCTGAAACGAATCCTACCACCTGGCCCCTGGAAGTTGACACTAGTGAAGAAATTGAAATCGTGGACGACGTGCATACGTCTCCCTTTCAGTATTCCTCACCAGAAAGTGAGGATACGCCTGGTTTGGatcttgatttatttaatgtagaCGATTTTAATTGGCAGCTGGACAAGGATACACTGTATTCGTTTTTTGACGAAGGCGGGAGTGGATTGCAGGATCTTTCAAGGTCCACATCAAAGGGAAGCTATGGAGTCAGTGATACCCTCTCGAATTCCTCGCGCGGAGCAGTTAAATCACCTGcgtgtaaaaataatttgccgGTGCGGATCAACAAGAATGCCATTGCAGCTCGGATGAATCGTCTGAGGAAGAAAGAATACGTGAATGGATTGGAGAACAAAGTCACTTCCTTAGCGGCGGAGAATCGGAATCTCAGACAGGAGAACGAGCATTTGAACAAGAGGGTTGAAGACCTCGAAGACGAGGCGAGGTACCTGAGAGCGGTATTGGCTAACGAAAGCTCTTTGGGCCAACTTTTGTCTAGACTCAGCGGTGTGAATGGCATGAAAGTGTCTACGTCGCTTTTCCAGGAACCGAACAAAAACGACCACGATTACGCCCTGCCTAGGAAAAAGGTGAAGATTGAGGAGAATGAAACATCTGGCGGCGTCTGTCTCCACGTTGACAAGAATCACGTCTCTGTGGAATTCTGCACTAAGTGCGCTGAAAGTGCGAGCACGGCGCTCAAAAT GTGGTTGATCTGCCATGCGGGATATGGGTTACAGAACATCCCTGACTTCATGACTCCATG TGGATTCTGCTGGGGAATGCTGAAGAAACGGGACCAGCGGCAGCCATCTTGGCCCGGTATATGTTAA